A window of Oscillospiraceae bacterium contains these coding sequences:
- a CDS encoding SDR family oxidoreductase produces the protein MRVCEKTLSCRQVGTPDDAADLALFFHSDYAKWITGQVIASEGGFRRTL, from the coding sequence ATACGAGTTTGCGAGAAAACTCTTTCCTGCCGGCAGGTAGGGACGCCCGATGATGCTGCGGACTTGGCTCTCTTTTTTCACAGCGACTACGCGAAATGGATTACCGGTCAAGTAATTGCGAGCGAGGGAGGATTCCGGCGCACATTATGA
- the uvrC gene encoding excinuclease ABC subunit UvrC, with protein MTKLQSLKQKALSLPLCPGVYIMMNASAEILYIGKAKMLKHRVSQYFQDSAAHSAKTAAMVSQVDDFDTIVADSEFEALVLECSLIKRHQPRYNILLKDDKGYPFIRLSAQETYPRFTLANKWKNDGARYFGPYGGRQTTQRVVEAVCGVFRLPVCRRQFPRDIGRERPCLQYHMGCCLAPCRGGVAPEEMRAAVRQAVSVLEGKYLAVADELRAEMERAAEALLFEKAAQLRDRLNGIVRLGARQKVVSGSMADTDVIGVCATEAKTCLAVLHFIDGALFDRDVTVVGQELSGEACDTVSSFVKQFYLPRRAFPRQILLPCTLEDGEAVAAWLGGLAGYRVELVVPKRGEKRRLVEMAENNAREEAVRLTTAEERVSALTTALQRMLGLAYQPRRLEAYDISHTGGRDTVGAMVVFTDTAPRKKDYRRFLIRASGASDDYDAMREMLIRRFARLKAGDKGFAEAPDLLLIDGGQAHAAVALSVLAACGLDIPVYGMVKDDRHRTRALISPEGREVGIQAIPALFSLIGRIQEETHRFAVTYHHVRRGKQSIRSGLDSIPGLGPARRAALLRHFKLIRHIRAASPEELAAVLPKPVAQAVYIRFHPSPEALGAPEMPKIPNVPDA; from the coding sequence ATGACCAAACTCCAAAGCCTAAAACAAAAGGCGCTTTCGCTGCCGCTTTGCCCCGGCGTCTACATCATGATGAACGCGAGTGCCGAGATCCTTTACATCGGCAAGGCCAAGATGCTGAAACACCGCGTCAGCCAATATTTTCAGGACTCGGCGGCTCACAGTGCCAAGACGGCCGCCATGGTGTCGCAGGTGGACGACTTCGACACCATTGTGGCGGACAGTGAATTTGAGGCGCTGGTGCTCGAATGCTCCCTGATCAAGCGCCACCAGCCCCGGTACAACATCCTGCTGAAAGACGACAAGGGGTATCCGTTCATTCGTCTGTCGGCGCAGGAGACGTACCCGCGTTTCACCTTGGCGAACAAGTGGAAGAACGACGGCGCGCGCTATTTCGGGCCCTACGGCGGCCGGCAGACCACGCAGCGCGTCGTCGAAGCGGTGTGCGGCGTGTTTCGGTTGCCTGTCTGTCGACGGCAGTTCCCGCGGGACATCGGCCGCGAGAGGCCGTGCCTGCAGTACCACATGGGCTGCTGTCTCGCCCCCTGCCGGGGCGGCGTCGCTCCGGAGGAGATGCGGGCTGCCGTGAGGCAGGCCGTCTCCGTGTTGGAGGGAAAGTATCTCGCCGTGGCGGACGAACTGCGCGCGGAGATGGAGCGCGCCGCCGAGGCGTTGCTCTTTGAAAAGGCGGCCCAGCTCCGCGACCGACTGAATGGGATTGTCCGCCTAGGCGCCCGTCAGAAAGTCGTCTCGGGCAGTATGGCGGACACCGATGTGATCGGCGTCTGCGCCACCGAGGCCAAGACCTGCCTGGCCGTATTGCACTTCATCGACGGGGCGCTCTTCGACCGCGATGTGACCGTCGTGGGGCAGGAACTCTCCGGGGAGGCATGCGACACCGTTTCCTCGTTTGTCAAACAGTTTTATCTGCCGCGCCGCGCCTTTCCTCGCCAGATTCTGCTGCCCTGCACGCTGGAGGACGGCGAGGCCGTCGCCGCGTGGCTGGGCGGTTTGGCCGGGTATCGGGTGGAACTCGTCGTGCCGAAGCGGGGTGAGAAGCGCCGGCTTGTCGAGATGGCGGAGAACAACGCCCGTGAGGAGGCCGTCCGGCTGACGACTGCCGAGGAGCGCGTCAGTGCGCTCACGACGGCCCTGCAGCGCATGCTCGGTCTTGCCTACCAGCCTCGCCGTCTGGAGGCCTACGACATCTCGCATACCGGCGGACGAGACACGGTGGGCGCCATGGTGGTCTTCACCGATACGGCGCCGCGCAAAAAAGACTACCGCCGTTTTTTGATCCGGGCGAGCGGCGCGTCGGACGATTATGACGCCATGCGCGAGATGCTGATCCGCCGGTTTGCCCGCCTGAAGGCGGGAGACAAAGGCTTTGCGGAGGCGCCCGATTTGCTCCTCATCGACGGGGGACAGGCGCACGCGGCGGTGGCGTTGTCCGTCCTTGCGGCGTGCGGATTGGACATCCCGGTTTACGGTATGGTCAAAGACGACCGGCACCGCACCCGGGCGCTGATTTCGCCGGAGGGACGGGAAGTGGGGATCCAAGCGATCCCAGCGCTGTTTTCGCTCATCGGGCGTATCCAGGAGGAGACACACCGCTTTGCCGTCACTTACCACCACGTGCGCCGCGGCAAGCAGTCAATCCGCTCCGGGCTCGACAGTATCCCGGGCCTGGGACCGGCGCGCCGGGCTGCGTTGCTGCGCCATTTCAAGCTGATCCGGCATATCCGGGCGGCGAGCCCGGAAGAACTTGCGGCCGTGCTGCCCAAACCGGTGGCGCAGGCCGTCTATATACGTTTTCACCCGTCTCCGGAGGCGCTGGGCGCGCCGGAGATGCCGAAGATACCGAACGTGCCCGACGCGTGA
- the rsmD gene encoding 16S rRNA (guanine(966)-N(2))-methyltransferase RsmD — protein MRVITGRARGRNLRTVPGDTVRPTSQRVKEAIFSVIQFDIEGRRVLDLFSGSGQLGIEALSRGARAAVFVDSSRASLTVTQENLRHTGLHAAAVLVPADALGYLSTRPEPFDIVFLDPPYNARLLPKALDAIVLFDIVNPGGIIICEADRSFEPPALPVPYRCGRTYRYGAKAVTLYQKEMPGGVFV, from the coding sequence ATGCGAGTCATCACGGGCCGCGCGCGCGGCCGGAACCTGCGTACCGTGCCGGGCGACACAGTGCGCCCCACGTCGCAGCGGGTGAAAGAGGCCATCTTCAGCGTCATCCAGTTCGACATCGAGGGCCGCCGCGTGCTGGATCTCTTTTCCGGCAGCGGCCAGCTTGGTATTGAGGCGCTCAGCCGGGGCGCGCGCGCGGCAGTGTTTGTGGACAGCAGCCGCGCCTCGCTGACTGTCACCCAAGAAAACCTGCGGCACACGGGGTTGCACGCCGCCGCCGTCCTTGTCCCCGCAGACGCACTGGGTTATCTGTCCACGCGCCCGGAACCCTTCGACATCGTGTTTCTCGACCCGCCTTACAATGCCCGCCTGCTGCCGAAGGCGCTGGATGCCATTGTCCTATTTGACATTGTGAACCCTGGTGGTATAATAATTTGTGAGGCGGACCGCAGCTTTGAACCGCCGGCGCTGCCCGTGCCGTACCGGTGCGGGCGTACGTACCGGTACGGTGCCAAAGCGGTCACGCTCTACCAAAAAGAGATGCCCGGCGGCGTCTTTGTCTGA
- a CDS encoding endonuclease MutS2 has translation MADALVEKSYKTLELPAVLALLAGEAVCEAAREAAHALRPADSLWEAERRQRETDAAHTLIGLRGSPVFSGVRAVGLSLRRAGLGGVLTPRELLDIASLLHTARTVKDYGSQDGHVKTDIDHLFAVLKANKYLEERITTVILSEEEIADIASPALSDIRRHMRAVSARARETLQRIISSSLYARHLQEPIITIRSDRYVIPVKSESRGEVPGLVHDVSASGATFFIEPLPVVQMSNELRELAAKEKAEIERILAELSAQAAEHADDMENDYDALVALDLIFAKGKLSLQMDAVRPALNETGEISLCEARHPLIARGQVVPVSVRLGQTFDTLIITGPNTGGKTVTLKTLGLFTLMAACGLHVPALEGSVLSRFDAVLADIGDEQSIEQSLSTFSSHMTNIVSILDRAGPSTLVLFDELGAGTDPVEGAALAVAIIQHARMLGARVAATTHYAELKAFALSTKGVENASCEFDVETLRPTYRLLIGVPGRSNAFAISRRLGLPEEIIARAGAQVGAKDASFEEVLAKLEAERQAMEHARQQADADRLAAEEHLRRSREARALAERTQEKTADRARAEARLIIEQARLAADEVLREAKELKTRADGAMQAQEYNDARAALRRRLREADEAVSDGRPDEAPAAEKPARPVVPGDTVELPKVGTRAVVLARQGQMLTLQAGLLKVTVREDEVRLVDAPKVTWETDRDRRPAPIAPGASSPVGPRLEAAARELDLRGQAADEALLELDRFLDQAVLAGLHTVTIIHGKGTGVLRKAVQTALRGCRQVAAFRPGRYGEGEQGVTIVELK, from the coding sequence ATGGCGGACGCTTTGGTGGAAAAATCTTACAAAACACTAGAACTGCCGGCCGTGCTGGCGCTGCTTGCCGGAGAGGCCGTCTGCGAGGCGGCCCGCGAGGCGGCCCATGCGCTCAGGCCGGCGGACAGCCTCTGGGAGGCCGAGCGCCGCCAGCGGGAGACCGACGCCGCGCACACCCTCATCGGGCTGCGTGGCAGCCCTGTCTTTTCCGGCGTCCGTGCGGTGGGTCTCTCCCTGCGCCGGGCGGGGTTGGGGGGCGTATTGACACCCCGGGAGCTGTTGGACATCGCCTCCCTGCTGCACACGGCGCGCACCGTGAAAGACTACGGCAGCCAAGATGGGCATGTGAAGACAGACATCGACCACCTGTTTGCTGTTCTGAAGGCGAACAAGTATCTGGAAGAGCGCATCACGACGGTGATTCTGAGCGAGGAGGAGATCGCCGATATTGCGTCTCCCGCGCTCTCCGACATCCGCCGTCACATGCGCGCGGTGAGCGCGCGTGCGCGGGAGACGCTGCAGCGCATCATCTCTTCCTCTTTGTACGCGCGGCATCTGCAGGAGCCCATCATCACAATCCGGTCGGATCGCTATGTCATCCCGGTAAAGAGCGAGTCCCGCGGGGAAGTGCCGGGGCTTGTCCACGACGTGTCGGCATCCGGCGCCACCTTCTTCATCGAGCCGCTGCCCGTCGTGCAGATGAGCAACGAGCTCCGGGAACTGGCCGCCAAGGAGAAGGCCGAGATCGAGCGTATTTTGGCGGAGCTCTCGGCACAGGCGGCGGAACACGCCGACGACATGGAGAACGATTATGACGCACTGGTGGCGCTGGACCTGATCTTCGCGAAGGGCAAGCTCTCGCTGCAGATGGATGCTGTCAGGCCGGCGCTGAACGAGACGGGTGAGATCTCGCTATGCGAAGCGAGACACCCGCTTATCGCCCGCGGGCAGGTGGTACCCGTCTCGGTGCGGCTGGGGCAGACTTTCGACACGTTGATCATCACGGGTCCGAACACCGGTGGCAAGACGGTGACGCTCAAGACTCTAGGTCTTTTCACGCTCATGGCCGCCTGTGGGCTGCATGTCCCGGCACTGGAGGGCAGCGTGCTGTCGCGTTTCGATGCGGTGCTGGCCGACATCGGTGACGAGCAGAGCATCGAGCAGTCGCTCTCGACGTTTTCGTCGCACATGACGAACATCGTGTCGATTCTGGACCGGGCCGGTCCGTCTACGCTGGTGCTGTTCGATGAACTCGGCGCGGGTACGGACCCGGTGGAAGGCGCGGCGCTGGCCGTGGCGATCATTCAGCACGCCCGCATGCTCGGCGCGCGCGTGGCCGCCACGACGCACTACGCCGAACTGAAGGCGTTCGCGCTGAGCACGAAGGGAGTGGAAAACGCCTCCTGCGAATTCGATGTGGAGACGCTGCGGCCGACCTACCGGCTGCTCATTGGCGTACCCGGGCGCTCCAATGCCTTCGCCATCTCCCGCCGGCTCGGCCTGCCCGAGGAGATCATCGCGCGCGCCGGCGCGCAGGTGGGGGCGAAGGACGCCTCCTTCGAAGAGGTGCTGGCCAAGCTTGAGGCCGAGCGCCAGGCCATGGAGCACGCCAGACAGCAGGCGGACGCAGACCGCCTGGCGGCGGAGGAACACCTGCGTCGGAGCCGGGAGGCCCGCGCTCTCGCGGAGCGCACACAAGAGAAGACGGCGGACCGCGCCCGCGCGGAGGCGCGTCTCATCATAGAGCAGGCGCGTTTGGCGGCCGACGAGGTGCTGCGGGAGGCCAAGGAGCTGAAGACGCGCGCCGACGGAGCCATGCAGGCGCAGGAGTACAATGATGCGCGCGCCGCGCTCCGCCGCCGCCTGCGCGAGGCGGACGAGGCGGTCTCCGATGGCCGGCCGGACGAGGCGCCGGCGGCGGAGAAGCCCGCGCGCCCCGTCGTGCCGGGAGACACGGTGGAACTGCCGAAGGTGGGCACGCGGGCTGTCGTACTGGCCCGGCAGGGGCAGATGCTCACGTTGCAGGCCGGCCTTTTGAAAGTGACAGTCCGAGAGGACGAAGTACGTCTCGTGGACGCGCCCAAAGTCACGTGGGAGACGGACCGAGACCGGCGTCCGGCGCCGATCGCGCCGGGTGCATCTTCGCCCGTCGGCCCTAGACTGGAGGCCGCCGCGCGAGAACTGGATCTGCGGGGGCAGGCGGCCGACGAGGCGTTGCTGGAGCTGGACCGCTTTCTCGATCAGGCGGTGCTGGCTGGGTTGCACACCGTGACCATCATCCACGGAAAAGGCACCGGGGTACTGCGCAAAGCTGTCCAGACGGCATTGCGCGGTTGCCGTCAGGTGGCCGCTTTCCGGCCGGGTCGTTATGGGGAGGGGGAGCAGGGCGTGACGATTGTCGAACTGAAATGA
- the coaD gene encoding pantetheine-phosphate adenylyltransferase — MSLAIYPGSFDPVTNGHLDIIVRAAGIFERLVVAVMQNPRKSVLFSAEERVALLRRVTQVLPNVEIDTSPILLAEYAAARGARVLVKGLRAVSDFELEFQMALLNRKLNPHLDTVFLTTGETHQYLSSSIVKEIGSLGGDISHFVPPEICGDVACKLRRG, encoded by the coding sequence ATGAGTCTGGCGATCTATCCGGGCAGTTTCGACCCGGTGACCAATGGACATCTCGACATCATCGTGCGTGCGGCCGGCATCTTTGAGCGGCTGGTCGTGGCAGTCATGCAGAATCCGCGCAAGAGCGTACTGTTTTCCGCCGAGGAGCGGGTGGCGCTGCTGCGCCGTGTGACGCAGGTTCTCCCCAATGTGGAGATCGACACTTCGCCGATTCTCCTCGCCGAGTACGCCGCCGCCCGTGGTGCGCGGGTGTTGGTCAAGGGGCTGCGCGCCGTGTCGGACTTCGAATTGGAGTTTCAGATGGCGCTGCTGAACCGCAAGCTCAATCCACATCTCGACACGGTGTTTCTGACCACCGGGGAGACGCACCAGTATCTAAGTTCCAGCATTGTCAAGGAAATTGGCTCGCTCGGCGGCGACATCTCACACTTTGTCCCGCCCGAGATCTGCGGCGATGTCGCGTGCAAACTGAGAAGAGGATAA
- a CDS encoding type I restriction-modification system subunit M, translated as MAVNSGNNTAEVGFEQQIWAAADILRGNMDAAEYKHVVLGLIFLKYISDKFEARYQELLADNDDVEDKDAYAEVNVFFVPPSARWSVISEAAHKEEIGTVIDDAMRAIEKENKRLKDILPKNYARDELDKRRLGNVVDLFTNIQMIEHGDSKDILGRAYEYCLAKFAEQEGKRAGEFYTPSCVVRTLVEVLQPFKGRVYDPCCGSGGMFIQSADFVGHHSGNINNLSVFGQDANPTTRKMALMNLAIRGIEADLGAYNADTFYNDLHKTLKADFILANPPFNLSDWNDGSLNDDLRWKYGLPPS; from the coding sequence ATGGCAGTAAACAGTGGGAACAACACAGCGGAGGTAGGCTTCGAGCAGCAAATCTGGGCGGCGGCCGACATTCTGCGCGGCAATATGGACGCGGCAGAGTATAAGCACGTTGTGCTGGGGCTTATCTTCCTGAAGTACATTTCGGACAAGTTTGAGGCTCGATACCAAGAACTGCTCGCCGATAACGACGACGTGGAGGACAAGGACGCCTACGCCGAGGTGAACGTGTTTTTCGTGCCGCCTTCGGCGCGGTGGAGCGTCATCTCCGAAGCGGCGCACAAAGAGGAAATCGGCACAGTCATCGACGATGCGATGCGGGCGATTGAAAAAGAGAACAAGCGCTTGAAGGACATCCTGCCGAAAAACTACGCTCGCGACGAGTTGGACAAACGCCGCCTTGGAAACGTGGTTGACCTCTTTACCAACATTCAGATGATAGAGCATGGCGACAGCAAGGACATCCTCGGCCGTGCCTACGAATACTGCCTTGCCAAGTTTGCCGAGCAGGAAGGCAAGCGCGCCGGGGAGTTCTATACTCCATCTTGCGTGGTGCGGACGCTCGTCGAGGTGCTTCAGCCGTTCAAGGGGCGCGTGTATGACCCGTGCTGCGGTTCCGGTGGTATGTTCATACAATCCGCCGATTTCGTGGGGCATCACTCCGGCAATATCAACAACCTATCCGTCTTCGGGCAGGACGCCAACCCGACCACCCGCAAGATGGCTTTGATGAACCTCGCCATTCGCGGGATTGAAGCCGACCTCGGCGCTTACAACGCTGATACGTTCTACAACGACCTGCACAAGACGCTGAAAGCGGACTTTATCCTCGCCAATCCGCCGTTTAACCTTTCGGACTGGAACGACGGCAGCCTGAATGACGACTTGCGCTGGAAATACGGCTTGCCGCCTTC
- the recO gene encoding DNA repair protein RecO, giving the protein MHWQTEGFVLREALYRESDKILTVLTRAEGKRTVAARGARRSGGPLMAAAQPFVYAHMTLFEHRGRCTLDDAEIIDSFHALRADIERLSLAAYLAELCETLAGEVADPALLNLILNACHALAHFKKPPALIKPATEFRMMSVCGFQPAVEACPVCGRAPPAEPCLHLSQGSVHCAACRAGLEGGLSLPLGTDAWQALRHIVHGDAKRLFAFALSADALAALSAAAEAFVLAQLERGFHTLHFYKKLQNNGK; this is encoded by the coding sequence ATGCACTGGCAGACGGAGGGATTCGTACTGCGTGAAGCGCTCTACCGGGAAAGCGACAAGATCCTCACTGTACTCACCCGCGCGGAGGGCAAGCGCACGGTGGCGGCGCGCGGCGCGCGCCGCAGCGGCGGCCCGTTGATGGCGGCTGCGCAACCCTTTGTCTACGCGCATATGACGCTCTTTGAACACAGGGGGCGCTGTACGCTCGACGATGCCGAGATCATCGACTCGTTCCATGCGTTGCGCGCGGACATCGAGCGGCTGTCTTTGGCCGCGTATCTGGCGGAACTCTGCGAGACGCTTGCCGGGGAAGTGGCGGACCCGGCGCTGCTAAACCTGATCCTCAACGCCTGTCATGCGCTGGCTCATTTCAAAAAGCCGCCGGCGCTTATCAAACCGGCGACAGAGTTTCGAATGATGTCGGTCTGCGGTTTTCAGCCGGCGGTAGAGGCGTGCCCCGTCTGCGGGCGTGCGCCCCCTGCGGAACCTTGCCTCCACTTGAGCCAGGGGAGCGTGCATTGTGCCGCCTGCCGTGCCGGGCTGGAGGGAGGGCTGTCGCTGCCCCTCGGCACGGACGCCTGGCAGGCCCTGCGGCACATTGTGCACGGCGACGCCAAGCGGTTGTTTGCTTTTGCCTTGTCCGCCGACGCGCTGGCCGCTCTCTCGGCCGCCGCAGAGGCTTTCGTGCTCGCCCAACTCGAACGCGGGTTTCACACGTTGCACTTTTACAAAAAATTACAAAACAATGGTAAATAG
- a CDS encoding S-layer homology domain-containing protein: MFIARVLSTVFCKSDISSYALDAVKALYTAGIINDKSGDKFDPKGNSTRAEAAAKED; the protein is encoded by the coding sequence TTGTTCATCGCCCGTGTTCTCTCGACCGTCTTTTGCAAATCCGATATATCAAGTTATGCGCTTGACGCCGTCAAAGCGCTCTATACCGCAGGCATCATCAATGACAAAAGCGGAGACAAATTCGATCCGAAAGGCAATTCGACCCGCGCCGAGGCGGCGGCAAAAGAGGACTGA
- the era gene encoding GTPase Era, with protein MEIQKSGLIALVGRPNVGKSTLLNRLAGEKVAIVTDKPQTTRHRITAVAVREACQFVFLDTPGFHRPRNRLGEHMVRLVRETALGVDVVVLMVEPVARIGTPETLLIEQIVRARAGEAPPAVLVINKIDTVKKDALLAVIEVYRSALPWVAVIPLSARAGDGVAFLFDELAPLLPEGPALYPEGQVTDQPDRMLIAEIVREKLLNHLEQEVPHGVAVVTDTLRERENGLVDVGVTIICERESHKGILIGRRGAMLKQVGQEARAELEEMYGGSVHFQSWVKVKTDWRDKPSQIRDLGFDL; from the coding sequence ATGGAGATACAAAAATCCGGCCTCATTGCGCTGGTAGGGCGGCCCAATGTGGGCAAGTCGACGCTGCTCAACCGTCTGGCGGGGGAAAAGGTTGCCATTGTCACCGACAAGCCGCAGACCACCCGGCACCGCATCACGGCGGTAGCAGTGCGCGAGGCGTGCCAATTCGTCTTTTTAGATACCCCCGGTTTTCACAGGCCGCGCAACCGTTTGGGGGAACACATGGTGCGGCTTGTCCGGGAGACGGCTCTTGGCGTAGACGTCGTCGTTCTCATGGTGGAGCCGGTGGCCCGCATCGGCACGCCGGAGACGCTGCTTATCGAGCAGATCGTCCGCGCACGCGCCGGGGAGGCACCGCCCGCCGTGCTGGTCATCAACAAGATCGACACCGTGAAGAAGGATGCGCTGCTGGCCGTCATCGAGGTCTATCGATCGGCCCTGCCCTGGGTTGCCGTCATCCCGCTCTCCGCGCGCGCCGGGGACGGCGTGGCGTTTCTTTTTGACGAGCTGGCGCCGCTGCTCCCGGAGGGGCCGGCGCTCTACCCGGAGGGGCAGGTCACTGACCAGCCGGATCGGATGCTGATCGCGGAGATCGTGCGGGAAAAGTTGCTCAACCACCTCGAGCAGGAGGTGCCCCATGGGGTGGCCGTCGTGACGGATACGCTCCGCGAACGGGAAAACGGCCTTGTGGACGTCGGTGTGACGATCATCTGCGAGCGCGAGTCGCACAAGGGCATTTTGATCGGCCGGCGCGGCGCGATGCTGAAACAAGTGGGACAGGAGGCGCGGGCCGAGTTGGAGGAGATGTACGGCGGGTCTGTCCACTTCCAGTCCTGGGTCAAGGTCAAGACCGATTGGCGCGACAAACCGAGTCAGATCCGGGACCTCGGTTTCGATCTGTAG
- a CDS encoding HPr family phosphocarrier protein codes for MVSREVTVNNQVGLHARPATFFIQKANEYKSSIWVEKEERRVNAKSLLGVLSLGIIRGTQINIMADGADEEDAVDALEELISSNFAEV; via the coding sequence ATGGTTTCCCGTGAAGTGACGGTCAACAATCAGGTGGGGCTGCACGCCCGGCCCGCTACTTTTTTTATACAGAAGGCCAATGAGTACAAAAGCAGCATCTGGGTGGAAAAAGAGGAGCGCCGCGTCAACGCCAAGAGTTTGCTTGGTGTGTTGTCCTTGGGTATCATTCGGGGGACGCAGATCAACATCATGGCCGACGGCGCCGATGAAGAGGACGCGGTGGACGCGCTGGAGGAACTCATTTCCTCCAATTTCGCAGAGGTGTAG
- a CDS encoding GGDEF domain-containing protein produces MEAINRNEIENVLMRGGAYSELFDLLRLVDAEKCEVMELMPDGFVNTHVSCTDIFDCNERCKNCTSIRAYYTGETAVKLEYHKGIILLVLSVPLLMDGKRYIVEMIKDITQSMTVDYYDDTINKNVEFIISELNTLSQTDGLTGILNKRYIDEHLPISINASKAISCPLSIALFDIDLFKSINDTHGHLCGDYVLREFAQLVQAHIKRQSDWVARYGGEEFLLCLPGAPLEDCREMVESVREKVEEHSFVYEGAPIRITVSAGVAAMESDDDMETLIKRVDHNLYQAKQGGRNRVV; encoded by the coding sequence ATGGAAGCGATCAATCGCAACGAGATAGAAAATGTTTTGATGCGCGGCGGCGCCTACAGTGAGCTGTTTGATCTGCTCCGGCTTGTGGACGCGGAAAAGTGTGAGGTCATGGAACTCATGCCTGACGGATTCGTGAACACGCACGTCAGCTGTACGGATATTTTTGACTGTAATGAGCGTTGCAAAAACTGCACATCCATTCGCGCGTACTACACGGGCGAGACGGCGGTGAAGCTGGAGTATCACAAGGGCATTATTTTGCTGGTCCTCTCCGTACCGTTGCTGATGGACGGCAAGCGCTACATTGTGGAGATGATCAAAGACATCACCCAGAGCATGACGGTCGACTACTACGACGACACGATCAATAAAAATGTGGAATTCATCATCTCCGAGCTCAACACCCTCTCACAGACGGATGGCCTCACGGGGATTTTGAACAAACGATACATCGACGAACATCTGCCCATCTCGATTAACGCCAGCAAGGCCATTTCGTGCCCGCTTTCGATAGCCCTGTTTGACATCGATCTTTTCAAGTCCATCAATGACACCCATGGACACCTCTGCGGAGACTATGTCCTCCGCGAATTTGCGCAGCTGGTTCAGGCGCATATCAAGCGGCAGTCCGACTGGGTGGCGCGTTACGGCGGCGAAGAGTTCCTGCTGTGCCTGCCGGGAGCGCCCCTGGAGGACTGCCGTGAGATGGTCGAGAGCGTGCGTGAGAAAGTCGAGGAACATTCCTTTGTCTATGAGGGCGCGCCCATTCGCATCACGGTGAGCGCCGGCGTGGCCGCCATGGAGTCGGACGACGACATGGAGACGCTTATCAAGCGAGTCGACCACAACCTGTATCAGGCGAAGCAAGGCGGGCGCAACCGGGTTGTTTAG
- a CDS encoding diacylglycerol kinase family protein, translating to MIRRFSDAFHGIARALSTNITLRIHFSAALFVLLFGLLGRLETWAWVVCFVCFAATLGAEMSNCALEQLANRVSSVWDDKIRDCKDMAAGGVLVTALCSVAVGLAVFLRRPVLARIWAAFSADIYGWVALGAPLLLAAMFIAGRRLFRK from the coding sequence GTGATCCGTCGGTTTTCCGACGCGTTTCACGGCATCGCCCGTGCCCTTAGCACCAATATCACCCTGCGCATCCATTTTTCAGCGGCACTCTTTGTGTTGCTGTTCGGTTTGCTTGGCCGGCTGGAAACATGGGCCTGGGTGGTCTGTTTCGTTTGCTTTGCCGCGACGCTTGGCGCCGAGATGAGCAACTGTGCGTTGGAACAGCTCGCGAACCGTGTGTCAAGTGTGTGGGACGATAAAATCCGCGACTGCAAAGACATGGCCGCCGGCGGCGTGTTGGTGACTGCCCTGTGTTCCGTAGCCGTGGGGCTGGCCGTCTTTTTGCGCCGGCCCGTACTGGCGCGGATCTGGGCCGCGTTCAGCGCCGACATCTACGGATGGGTGGCGCTGGGCGCGCCGTTGCTGCTGGCCGCGATGTTCATCGCGGGGCGGCGGCTGTTTCGCAAATAA
- a CDS encoding DsbA family protein — protein MPKLEVFFDYVCPYCLQGHEYLVELLPQFPDIAIEWRPCEAHPRPEQYGRHSDLCARGMFFALEHGADVEKYHQRMYNAALTDRADIEDIRVIMDIADGLLDSNELYRVLSSNQYENMLSENNRLAWDTYGFSAVPSYRMREETLKSKLSAGVSKEQLAAFLNRHSG, from the coding sequence GTGCCCAAGCTGGAAGTATTTTTTGATTACGTCTGCCCGTATTGTTTGCAGGGGCATGAATATCTGGTGGAACTACTGCCACAATTTCCTGACATTGCAATCGAATGGCGCCCGTGTGAGGCACACCCCCGCCCCGAACAATACGGACGACACAGCGATCTCTGTGCCCGTGGAATGTTCTTCGCATTGGAGCATGGTGCGGATGTGGAGAAATATCACCAGAGGATGTACAATGCTGCGCTGACAGACCGCGCGGATATAGAAGATATTCGCGTCATAATGGATATAGCAGACGGATTGCTGGATAGCAATGAGCTATATAGAGTTCTCTCCAGCAACCAGTATGAGAATATGCTATCGGAAAACAATCGCCTTGCTTGGGATACATATGGCTTTTCCGCCGTGCCGTCATATCGCATGAGAGAGGAAACGCTAAAATCCAAACTGAGCGCCGGCGTGAGCAAAGAGCAACTCGCAGCATTCCTGAATAGGCATTCTGGATAG